The Actinomycetota bacterium region TCCATATCCGTGCACTCCCGAGATCTTCCTCTCAACCGTCCTGGAATTGGTCAAGCCTCTTCCCCCAGCCCATCGCGTCACCGTTGGCTTTCCAGGCCTGATCCGCAATGGCCTCGTGCTCGAGGTGCCTTCGCTCTCGCGTCGGGTTCGCAATGGCGAGCGAGATAAGCAACTGGCCAAGACCTGGACGGGCTTTGATCTACGCACCGCAATTGCCACCGCAATGAGCCTTCCAACAAAGGTCGCCAACGATGCCGACGTCCAGGGCTGCGCAGTTGTCCAAGGCAAGGGCCTGGAATTCGTGTTGACTCTTGGAACCGGCGTTGGCACCTCGCTGTTTCAAGATGGTCAACTCCTCCCCCATCTTGAGCTCTCGCACGGCCCCTACGACGACACGATGACGATCGATATCGCGATCGGTGATTTCCAGCTTCGGCACATAGGTGTGGATGCCTGGCTGATCAAAGTGCGAAAGGCGATCGGCTATTTCGATGCGATGATCACTTTTGATCACCTCTATGTAGGTGGAGGCAATGCCCGCCTCCTCATCGACGCCGACACCGGCCCCAAGGGCTCCCTGGTTTCCAATGAGAACGGAATCCTTGGTGGAATCCGCATCTGGGAACTTGACGCATAAACACAAATAGCTGCGATTGAACGGCATATGAAGTTTCGATTTCAACTATTTCGGCGTATCATTGCTTCATGACCCAATGGCTCACTGCAGAGCAACAGCAGTCTTGGCGTGCGTGGATCCAAGCGACCACTCTCCTGCCCGAATACCTGGGTCGGGATCTCCAATGTGAGAGCGGATTGACCCTGCCTGACTATGAAATTCTGGTGCGGCTCTCTGAATCGCCCGACCGCCGCATTCGCATGAGCGAATTGGCTGAACGCACTCTGGCTTCCCGTAGTCGCCTCTCGCATCAGGTCGATCGCATGGAGAAAGCGGGCTTGGTCAGCCGCGAATCCTGCGCCGATGACCGACGCGGCTCCTTCGCCGTGCTCACCGACCAGGGCTGGCAATGTCTGGTTGCCGCTGCCCCGACCCACGTCAATAGTGTGCGCAATCATCTCGTGGACGTCCTGACTCCCGAGGAGTTCGAAGCCCTCGGACGTATGTGCGCAAAGGTGAACGAACACCTGCAAACACTGACCCAATGATCACTAGACTCCTCCGGTGATCAATTTCGAGACCTCGTACACAGCCCGTATCCGTACCACTCCAGAAGTCCACGCCTCGGGAGTTCTCACGCATGCCGTGACCTCGCTCGAAGGTGTTGTGACCGGGATGGATGTTGTCGAGCCAGGCCACGACTATGTGGTCTTGGAACTCACCTGCCTGCTCGGCGGTGACGATGCAGCCGAACGACTCGCCGAAGCCCTCACAGCTGTCTCTGAATGCCAAGTTGAGCATGTCAGCGATTCTGTTCTGCTCATCCACGCGGGCGGCAAGCTCGAGGTGCGGGCAACAGTGCCGATGAGCAATCGCATTGAGCTTGCCCGTGCCTACACACCCGGCGTGGCACGCGTCTGCCTGGCCATTGCTGAAGATCCATCGTTGGCGCGCGAACTCACGATCAAGCGCAACACTGTCGCCGTCGTCACTGACGGTTCAGCCATTCTTGGCCTCGGCAATCTCGGACCTGAAGCAT contains the following coding sequences:
- a CDS encoding ROK family protein, whose amino-acid sequence is MTTIPTIPSNPWPAVTNPWPTDVHTLALDIGGTGFKASVLDENGAMVVDEVRVATPYPCTPEIFLSTVLELVKPLPPAHRVTVGFPGLIRNGLVLEVPSLSRRVRNGERDKQLAKTWTGFDLRTAIATAMSLPTKVANDADVQGCAVVQGKGLEFVLTLGTGVGTSLFQDGQLLPHLELSHGPYDDTMTIDIAIGDFQLRHIGVDAWLIKVRKAIGYFDAMITFDHLYVGGGNARLLIDADTGPKGSLVSNENGILGGIRIWELDA
- a CDS encoding MarR family transcriptional regulator codes for the protein MTQWLTAEQQQSWRAWIQATTLLPEYLGRDLQCESGLTLPDYEILVRLSESPDRRIRMSELAERTLASRSRLSHQVDRMEKAGLVSRESCADDRRGSFAVLTDQGWQCLVAAAPTHVNSVRNHLVDVLTPEEFEALGRMCAKVNEHLQTLTQ